A single genomic interval of Daucus carota subsp. sativus chromosome 1, DH1 v3.0, whole genome shotgun sequence harbors:
- the LOC108194584 gene encoding putative F-box/FBD/LRR-repeat protein At4g03220 has translation MEFRIRKKMRTGNGSVQGEDRISSLSNDLIHKILSNVDTRTAVQTSVLSKRWELVWKTLPFLKFDGYGKYFNRKEAQFSRFVDKVFTNRNDESQILNLELNVKKVIGPDLVENYVQSAISHSVHDLHVDLCHTYSLSIFTSTWLKELKLTMRPGSEGVLRSDCWSLPVLTNLHLICAHHSHKLSMSLFTCLPALETLCLDHCYLPDSFRLPTLRVLCLARCDMPEIVWHLPALSSLELDDVVFSANMNELLSVLVRLQSLALSFRRKNKQQCFIISCPELLNLELRSSSMTTTSSLTGNIVVMAPNLRSFSSLGIFPVMCGVSKLENVNIKLRGCFKHKSKFPLESLKQYYHRFIFMFPGLGNAKILTLDLDTVEALIAVSDFLARFPSPFYNLKFLKLPKGYQLSSLSGALKGYLLGGSPEASIVTGLTQYHFNPESDLVSLPGWKALLREPVARAGNAQASSSRETSGFRLWRGHEVKSVYVSLLERITKEYPDTLKHITAKVNVIQTMMLNVFCTTVTSYMNTAVADVTAAMITEYRALFSDLQRWGFDISWLVRRLNYVEELRNSKPLINELRAIFSRVHDMQTLSPEKMTEIHKAFGTMDAGLSLHFIGDNLLPSS, from the exons ATGGAATTCAGGATCAGGAAGAAAATGAGGACTGGTAATGGAAGTGTACAAGGTGAAGATAGAATCAGTAGCCTGTCGAATGATTTGATACACAAGATTTTGTCGAATGTCGATACAAGAACTGCGGTTCAGACAAGCGTTTTATCAAAGAGGTGGGAGCTGGTCTGGAAAACTCTTCCTTTTCTTAAATTTGATGGGTatggaaaatattttaacagGAAAGAAGCTCAATTTTCGAGGTTTGTTGACAAGGTTTTCACAAATCGGAACGATGAATCTCAGATACTAAATTTGGAACTCAATGTGAAAAAGGTGATTGGTCCGGATTTAGTTGAAAATTATGTGCAGAGTGCAATTTCCCACAGTGTCCATGACTTGCATGTTGATTTGTGTCATACTTATTCATTGTCGATTTTCACTTCCACTTGGTTGAAGGAACTTAAATTGACCATGAGACCTGGATCTGAGGGAGTTCTTAGGTCAGATTGTTGGAGTTTGCCTGTTTTAACAAATCTTCATTTGATATGCGCTCATCATAGTCACAAATTGTCCATGTCACTTTTCACTTGCTTGCCCGCATTGGAAACCCTGTGTCTTGATCATTGCTATTTGCCGGATTCTTTCCGTTTACCCACTTTAAGAGTTCTCTGCCTGGCAAGGTGCGATATGCCGGAAATAGTTTGGCATTTGCCAGCTTTGAGTAGTCTAGAGTTGGATGATGTAGTATTTTCTGCGAATATGAATGAGCTTCTCTCTGTTCTTGTCAGACTTCAGAGTCTTGCTTTATCATTTCGGAGGAAAAATAAGCAACAGTGCTTTATTATATCTTGTCCTGAATTGTTGAACTTGGAACTCAGGTCCAGCAGCATGACTACTACAAGTTCTCTTACCGGTAACATTGTGGTTATGGCACCAAATCTTCGTAGTTTCAGTTCTCTTGGTATCTTTCCTGTAATGTGTGGAGTTTCCAAGTTAGAGAACGTTAATATCAAACTAAGGGGTTGCTTTAAACACAAAAGTAAGTTTCCGTTGGAGTCGCTAAAACAGTACTATCACAGGTTTATATTTATGTTTCCAGGATTGGGTAATGCAAAAATTCTCACTCTTGACTTAGACACCGTTGAG GCACTTATTGCAGTCTCTGACTTTCTAGCACGTTTTCCATCTCCATTTTATAACTTAAAGTTCTTAAAGCTACCGAAAGGATATCAGCTATCAAGTCTATCTGGTGCATTGAAAGGTTACCTGCTTGGTGGTTCTCCAGAAGCCAGCATTGTAACAGGACTGACACAG TATCATTTCAATCCCGAATCGGATTTGGTTTCGCTGCCAGGTTGGAAAGCTTTGCTTCGAGAACCTGTTGCCAGAGCAGGCAATGCTCAAGCAAGCTCTTCAAGGGAAACCagtggttttaggctttggaggGGTCATGAGGTTAAGTCAGTGTATGTAAGCCTACTTGAGCGGATTACAAAAGAGTACCCAGATACTCTGAAGCACATCACTGCCAAAGTCAATGTCATTCAGACTATGATGTTGAATGTGTTTTGCACAACAGTGACCTCGTATATGAACACTGCAGTAGCTGATGTCACTGCTGCCATGATCACCGAGTACAGGGCACTATTTTCCGACTTGCAGAGATGGGGATTTGACATAAGTTGGCTGGTCAGACGTCTGAACTATGTGGAAGAACTCCGAAATTCAAAACCCTTAATTAATGAGCTTCGTGCAATTTTTTCTCGTGTTCATGATATGCAGACTCTTTCTCCTGAGAAGATGACAGAGATTCACAAGGCTTTTGGAACCATGGATGCTGGCCTTTCTCTTCACTTTATTGGCGACAACTTACTTCCTAGTTCCTAG